Proteins from one Verrucomicrobiota bacterium genomic window:
- a CDS encoding glycoside hydrolase family 13 translates to AAGSSPRYSAKNFAIPVNFVYYAPEAKHVSVIGDFNEWLPDAHPMKRQPDGAWMIQVALTHGHHRYLFLVDGKTRLDPRAQGVGRNERNEKISLIAVS, encoded by the coding sequence GCCGCCGGTTCCTCCCCTCGGTATTCCGCCAAAAATTTCGCGATCCCGGTCAATTTTGTTTATTACGCGCCCGAAGCAAAACATGTCTCGGTGATCGGCGACTTCAATGAATGGCTCCCGGACGCGCACCCCATGAAACGCCAACCCGACGGCGCGTGGATGATTCAGGTGGCCCTGACGCACGGGCATCATCGCTACCTTTTTCTCGTCGATGGCAAAACGCGCCTCGATCCTAGAGCGCAGGGCGTTGGGAGGAATGAGAGGAACGAAAAGATATCGCTCATCGCGGTGAGTTGA
- a CDS encoding nucleoside deaminase → MDAPIIDLQSDHYFMGEALRQAARAYEAEEVPVGAVIVREGRVIARASNQVELLKDATAHAEMLAITQAEEAVGDWRLNGCTLYVTKEPCPMCAGAVVHARLDRVVFGAIDLKAGAAGSVLNLLQFPSLNHRCEVTPGVREAECRSLLQNFFAEQRTKPADRRDRQD, encoded by the coding sequence ATGGACGCTCCGATCATCGACCTGCAAAGCGATCACTACTTTATGGGGGAAGCGTTGCGGCAAGCGGCCCGCGCCTATGAAGCGGAAGAAGTGCCGGTCGGCGCGGTGATCGTCCGGGAAGGCCGCGTGATCGCTCGCGCCAGCAACCAGGTCGAATTGCTCAAGGACGCCACCGCGCACGCGGAGATGCTGGCCATCACTCAGGCCGAGGAAGCGGTGGGCGATTGGCGATTGAACGGCTGCACGCTTTATGTGACCAAGGAGCCTTGCCCGATGTGCGCCGGAGCGGTGGTTCACGCGCGTTTGGATCGCGTGGTCTTCGGGGCCATCGATCTTAAGGCGGGCGCCGCCGGGAGCGTGTTGAATCTGCTGCAATTCCCTTCTTTGAACCACCGGTGTGAGGTGACCCCCGGCGTGCGAGAAGCCGAGTGCCGGTCATTGCTCCAGAATTTCTTCGCCGAGCAGCGGACGAAGCCCGCGGACCGCCGCGACCGCCAGGATTGA
- a CDS encoding NUDIX domain-containing protein, which produces MALPYQVATLLYCFNERDEVLLLERSQEPNRGLWSPCGGKLHTELGESPYACACREAQEEMGLNLQPPDLHLTGLISEHGYAGQAHWLMFLFEVKPRLNALPPGNREGVFRFFPAHDLETLKLPQTDREQIWPLFWRCRGGFFAAHCHGHPDGRNEWTLEETLPRRI; this is translated from the coding sequence ATGGCGCTGCCTTATCAAGTGGCCACGCTGCTTTATTGTTTCAACGAGCGGGACGAAGTCCTGCTCCTGGAACGCAGCCAGGAACCGAATCGCGGGCTCTGGAGTCCCTGCGGCGGAAAACTGCACACCGAACTCGGCGAGTCGCCCTATGCATGCGCTTGCCGCGAAGCGCAGGAAGAAATGGGTTTGAATCTTCAGCCGCCGGATTTGCACCTGACCGGCCTGATCAGCGAACACGGCTACGCAGGGCAGGCGCACTGGCTCATGTTCTTGTTCGAGGTGAAACCGCGCCTCAACGCGCTCCCGCCCGGCAACCGCGAAGGCGTTTTCCGATTCTTCCCCGCCCACGATCTGGAGACGCTGAAGCTGCCGCAGACCGACCGCGAGCAAATCTGGCCGCTGTTCTGGCGCTGCCGGGGCGGGTTTTTCGCCGCGCATTGCCATGGTCATCCGGACGGGCGGAACGAGTGGACTCTGGAGGAAACGCTTCCGCGCCGAATTTGA